Proteins from one Elusimicrobiaceae bacterium genomic window:
- a CDS encoding bifunctional metallophosphatase/5'-nucleotidase has translation MKKLSLILTLCLFSAVLWGKTTVIYHTSDTHGFFYPKNNKGGFAVLGALLAQEKKPYLLLDSGDFAEGTIETKTSKGLKAVELMNKVGYHAATLGNHEFAYGDSALEKMLSKTEFSVLAANFFEKDSFLYPKHVRPYQVFNIDGVKIAVIGLANRNPTKNSQKFVFGKPLDALNKVLAEKEVKQAQAVVVLAHDSLADDRPEKPFYMGEIGRKLSDKVHVVLGGHAHKVFQNEYVGKVLFVESGYNLKNVSKIVIETDDKTGKFVRASSEFISLNEDRIGKNETIEKWAETIKEPGVDEVLGELKNDLSLKPLFKNHKDTSADNWVADLAREYSQTDIFVSNVGAVRVPLYAGPVTRRDIIDMFPFDDQVVKMQVNGQFLKSLLKDTLLPRNLLSFSGLKVEYKNKNGKIKNLKIWVNGKPVKNHQWYTLGTNSYLARKRFNRVADQQTVGEKTIRTLIEDALRKVPVLAPDSGRIIEK, from the coding sequence ATGAAAAAATTATCCCTCATTCTTACGTTATGTCTATTTTCTGCGGTTTTATGGGGCAAAACAACCGTTATCTATCACACCAGTGACACACATGGCTTTTTTTATCCTAAAAATAATAAGGGCGGTTTTGCCGTATTGGGTGCCTTGTTGGCACAAGAAAAAAAGCCGTACTTATTGCTAGACAGCGGAGATTTTGCCGAAGGAACTATTGAGACAAAAACTTCTAAAGGGTTAAAAGCCGTTGAGTTGATGAATAAGGTGGGCTACCACGCTGCTACTTTGGGAAATCATGAGTTTGCTTACGGAGATAGCGCATTGGAAAAAATGCTTTCCAAAACCGAATTTTCCGTATTGGCGGCTAATTTTTTTGAAAAAGATTCTTTCCTCTATCCTAAGCATGTTCGTCCGTACCAAGTGTTTAATATAGACGGGGTCAAAATAGCGGTGATAGGTTTGGCCAACAGAAACCCGACCAAAAATAGCCAAAAGTTTGTCTTTGGAAAGCCTTTAGATGCGTTAAATAAAGTGCTGGCAGAAAAAGAGGTGAAACAAGCGCAAGCAGTTGTAGTGTTGGCGCATGATTCTTTGGCCGATGACCGCCCCGAAAAGCCTTTTTATATGGGGGAGATAGGGCGTAAATTGTCCGACAAAGTGCATGTAGTTTTAGGCGGGCACGCTCATAAAGTTTTCCAAAATGAATATGTGGGAAAAGTGTTATTTGTGGAAAGCGGATATAATTTGAAAAATGTTTCCAAAATCGTCATAGAAACAGATGATAAAACCGGAAAATTTGTCCGGGCTTCTTCCGAATTTATTTCTCTAAATGAAGATAGAATAGGTAAAAATGAGACGATAGAAAAATGGGCAGAAACCATCAAGGAACCGGGAGTGGATGAGGTTTTGGGGGAATTAAAAAATGATCTTTCTTTAAAGCCTTTGTTTAAAAATCATAAAGATACTTCTGCCGATAATTGGGTAGCTGATTTAGCAAGAGAATATAGTCAAACGGATATTTTTGTAAGCAATGTAGGCGCAGTGCGCGTGCCTTTGTACGCCGGTCCTGTGACGCGACGCGATATAATTGATATGTTCCCGTTTGATGATCAAGTGGTCAAAATGCAAGTGAACGGACAATTTTTGAAAAGTTTGCTCAAAGATACGTTGCTTCCGCGCAATTTGCTTAGTTTTTCAGGTTTAAAGGTGGAATATAAAAATAAAAACGGTAAAATAAAAAACTTGAAAATTTGGGTGAATGGGAAGCCTGTTAAAAATCACCAGTGGTATACACTAGGAACGAACTCTTATTTGGCACGCAAAAGGT
- the nifS gene encoding cysteine desulfurase NifS gives MKTIYLDNNATTQVLPAVAEAMMPYFTQKYGNASSMYPMAAEAHKAMNEARAKVAALIGAAYPDEIIFTSCATESDNTAIFSAVRSFSQKKHIITSKVEHPAVMHPYKFLESQGYKVDYIGVDGEGRFDMQAYKAALDTNTALVSVMWANSETGTVFPIAEIAALAKQYGALFHTDAVQVIGKMPIDVQAAQIDMLSLSGHKFHAPKGVGALYVKRGTRFTEFMMGGHQEKGRRGGTENIPYIVGMGVAAELAQKRVSDGSLTRMAALRDKLQNGLLSSIADTKLNGDPENRVPNTVNISFGYVEGEAILMYLNEYGICASSGSACTSGSLEPSHVLRAMGVDFKFAHGSVRFSLSEFTTEEEVDKVLEVMPSIIENLRKISPFSRMK, from the coding sequence GAAGCGATGATGCCCTACTTTACTCAAAAATACGGCAATGCCTCCAGCATGTATCCGATGGCTGCCGAAGCACACAAAGCCATGAATGAAGCGCGTGCTAAAGTGGCGGCTTTGATCGGGGCGGCCTATCCGGACGAAATTATTTTCACTTCTTGCGCCACAGAAAGTGACAATACGGCCATTTTTTCGGCGGTGCGCAGTTTCTCGCAGAAAAAACATATCATCACTTCTAAAGTAGAACATCCGGCCGTCATGCACCCTTACAAATTTTTGGAAAGTCAGGGCTATAAAGTAGATTATATCGGTGTAGATGGAGAAGGTCGTTTTGATATGCAGGCCTATAAGGCAGCATTAGATACAAATACCGCGTTGGTTTCTGTGATGTGGGCCAATAGCGAAACGGGCACCGTTTTCCCGATTGCCGAAATTGCCGCCTTAGCCAAACAATATGGGGCCTTGTTTCATACCGATGCGGTGCAAGTGATAGGCAAGATGCCCATCGATGTACAAGCCGCACAGATTGATATGCTTTCTTTGTCCGGTCATAAATTTCACGCACCCAAAGGAGTAGGCGCTTTGTATGTTAAACGCGGCACTCGATTTACAGAATTTATGATGGGCGGTCACCAAGAAAAAGGCCGTCGGGGCGGTACGGAAAATATTCCTTATATTGTGGGAATGGGCGTAGCGGCGGAGTTGGCGCAAAAAAGAGTCTCTGACGGGTCTTTAACACGAATGGCTGCTTTGCGCGATAAATTGCAAAACGGATTGTTATCTTCTATTGCTGATACAAAGTTGAATGGTGACCCCGAAAATCGCGTACCCAATACTGTTAATATCAGTTTTGGTTATGTGGAAGGGGAAGCGATTTTGATGTATTTAAACGAATATGGCATTTGTGCTTCCTCCGGTTCTGCTTGCACTTCCGGTTCTTTAGAGCCGTCTCATGTGTTGCGTGCAATGGGGGTGGACTTTAAGTTTGCACATGGTTCGGTGCGTTTTTCATTATCTGAATTTACGACTGAAGAAGAAGTGGATAAAGTGCTGGAAGTAATGCCCTCTATCATAGAAAATCTACGCAAAATATCCCCTTTTTCCAGAATGAAATAA